The window CACTTATTTTAAAGTTCGATCTATGAACTTTTAAAATAAGTGCAGTTTCTTCATCAATAGCTCTTTCATAATCTGCTATATTAGTTTTATTAGTTGTTCCTATCTCTTTTAATTTAGCACCTGATAATTCCATAATATCAGGAATTCTAAAAGATCCTCCTATTTCTACAAGTTCACCTCTTGATACTATAGAATTTTTTCCCTTAGCAAACTCATTTAAACATAGAATTACTGCTGCTGCATTGTTATTTACAACCAAAGCACCTTCAGCTCCAGTTATTTTACATATCAACTCTTCTACATGTGAATTTCTATTTCCTCTTTTTCCCTCTTCTAAGTCAAATTCTAAATTACTATAGTTACCTGCAATCTCTTCTAATTTCTCTACAACTTTTTTATTTAAAATTGAACGTCCTAGATTTGTATGAATTATTACACCACTACCATTTATAACTTTTTTTAATCTATTCTCATTCACTAACTCTACTTTTTCAAGAATACTACCTATAATATCCTCTTTTTCAAAATTTTCAATTTTTTTACACTTAATATCCTCTCTAAATCTCTCTATCTCATCTTTTACAAGAGTGTAGAAAGCGTTGTAGTTCATTGATTCCCTACAACTCACTAACCTCTTATCTTGCATCAATATATCCAATTTAGGAAGTTTACGGAAAAGGTTATTCATTATCTACCTCACTATTAAATATTTATCTTTTTTCTCTTCAACTGAACCAATTATATAAGCATCAATATTTTTCTCTTTAAACTCCTTCATCAGTGCAGATACACTATCTTTTTTTACTGAAAACAGTAACCCTCCAGATGTTTGTGGATCAAACATTATCTCTTGTAACCAAAGAGGAGTTTTTCCAAAATCTATATCTCTTCCTATAAAGTTTCTATTTTGTTGCCCACCAGTTGTTATTAAAAAATCCTTAGCATACTCTTTTGCTTCTGTGATGTATGGTATGAAATCTCCTTCAAAAACTAAACTCTTTTCAGAACCTTTAGCCATTTCATAGGCATGACCTAAAAAACCAAATCCTGTAATATCTGTACAAGCTGTTATTGGATAATTTACAATCACTTCAGCAGCATACTTATTCAAAGTTATCATCTGTTTTACAGATTCATCTATTGCCTCTTTACTTGCAAGATTTACCTTAGAAGCTGTTGTAACTATCCCGGTTCCTAACTTTTTAGTACATATTAAAATATCTCCATTTTCACATCCATGATTTTTTAAAATTTTATCTGGATGAGCTATACCAGTTACTGAAAGTCCATATTTTACCTCTGGATCATGGATTGAGTGTCCTCCACTTAGAACAGCTCCTGCCTCCATTACCTTTTCAGCTCCACCTCTCAGTATCTCTCCTAGTATTTTTATATCCAACTTTTGTGGAAAACAAACTATATTCATAGCTGTTTTAGGTTGTCCACCCATAGCATACACATCACTTAGTGAATTTGCTGCAGCTATCTGTCCAAAAATATATGGATCATCTGTCATAGGAGTAAAAAAATCCAATGTTTGTATAATAGCTATATCTTCAGTCAGTTTATATACAGCGGCATCATCTGATTTTTCAAATCCTACTATTAAATTTTTATCCTCCACACTCGGAAGATTGTGTAATATCTCTGAAAGAACCTCTGGTCCTATTTTGCTTGCTCAACCACCTATTGAGCATCTATCTAAATGTAATTTTTCACTCATCTGCCTCACCTCACGCTACATCATTTTTACTATATCCACTAATACTCCCACAAGAAAATCTCTCTTCTCCTTCTCTTCCTCGTGGTAGATTACATCTGCCATAGCCTTTATATCCTCTTTTATATCCTCTTTAGTAGCTGAACTATATATAAACTCTAGCTCTCCTCTAAACTCTTGCATAAAATAATCATAAAGATTTCCTGCTACTAATCTCTTTCTCGTTGTGCCATTAAAACTATCATAGGCATCTAAAATTTTTGCTAACCTTGGTGTCATTTTTCCTCCAACTAATTTCCTCATTTTTACTCTTCTCATATATATTTTACTATATTTTTTTAAACAATTCTACCTTTACTCTAAATACTTTTACTGATCATAGCCCCATTTAAATTATCAGATTCCGATACTATCATTTTATTTACTCCTAATTCCTCCATTATAGTGATTAGTATTATTGTTCCAGCTATGATTACATCAGCTCTTTTCTCTTCTAAACCAACAATATGTTTTCTTTTTTCTACACTACACTCTAAGAAAAGTTTTAAATTCTCTCTTAACTCCTCTAGTCTAATTTCTGACATATGTACTTTAGAACTATCATAAACTCCCATCTGTTTTTGGACAGATATCTGTGTAGTAGCTGTCCCAGCCACTCCAACTAAAGTAAAATTTTTATTTTTCAAAAATTTTACTTCAGATATCATATCTTTTACCCACTCTCTACACTTCTCTATAGTATCATCTGTATAATTTTGAGTTGAAAAAAATCTCTCTGTTCCTCTTACTGCTCCTATATTTATACTTTTAACAAATTCGATTTCTCCCTTTTCTCCAAGAGTAAATTCCGTACTTCCACCACCTATATCTAGAACCAATATTCTCTCCTCAAAAACTATTGAGTTTCCTAGAAAATTCAGTTGAGCCTCCCTATCTCCAGATATACACTTTATATCTATACCTATCTCTTTTACTTGATTTAAAAATTCATCTCTATTCTTCGAATCTCTTGTCGCTGATGTAGCAAAAGCCACTAACTCTTTTACTCCATAGCTATCTGCTTTTTTCTTATATCTTTTTAAACACTCTACAGTCCTAGATATAGCTTCTTTTTTTAGATATCCATTTTTATTTACATCCTCTCCAAGTTTTACTATCTCTACATCTTTAGATATCTCTCTCTCAATTTTTATCTCTTCTCCCTGAAATACTTGAGCTAAAAATAGTCTACAAGAGTTTGTTCCTATATCTATTATTCCCTTTATATATCTAGGTGAAAAAAGGTTATTTACTTCTAAAATATACTTTATTTCAACACTATCTCTATAGACTTTCATTTCCTTTGAAAAAAGAATAAAATTAATTTTATCAAATGAGTTCTTTTTATCCTTTTTCATTATTTCTAATATAACTTCTTCTGGATAATAAATTGGATTGGGATCTAACCCATAACTCTTAAAAATATCCTTTATCTCTTCTATTCTATCTTCATCTATTCTATTTAATATTTTTGAAAGCTCCAATTCAAATATTATTCCCTTTGCAACTCCCTCACCGTGAGTCATACCTTTAAAATTGAAAAGTTTCTCAATACTATGACCATATGTATGACCAAGATTTAATAGTGCTCTATCACCTTTTTCAAACTCATCTCTCTCTACTATCTCTCTTTTTATATCACAAGATTTTGCTATCATCTCTATTAAATTATCACTATCCAATGAAATTATCTTCTCTCTTTTCACCTTTAAAAACTCAAAATACTCTTTATTCTCAATTATTAAAGAGTGCTTAATTACCTCTGCCATCCCAGAAGAGAACTGTTCCTTTGGTAAAGTACTTAAAAAGCTTGCATCTATAAAAACAGCCTTTGGTTGTTTGAATGCTCCTATTAAATTTTTCCCATATTGAGTATCTACCCCTGTCTTTCCACCTATACTAGCATCTACCTGAGCTAATAAAGAGGTAGGAATTTGAATAAAATCTATTCCCCTCATGTAAGTAGCTCCTACAAAGCCTCCTATATCACAAACTACTCCTCCCCCTAAAGAGATAATTAAGGATTTTCTTGAAAAGTTTTCCTTTGCCATATAGTCATATATTGTTGATAAAGTTTCTAGATTTTTAAAACTCTCACCCTCTGGTATAGTAAAAACTCTTATTCTTTCATCTTTTAACTCTTGTAATACTCTTTTAAAATATATATTTCCTATATCTTCATTTGACAATAGTAATATTTTATCATAATCACTTATATACTCTTTTAATTGCGATATTATATTTTTTCCTAATATTATTGGATATTCTCCACTAGAGGTTCTTATATCTATTCTTCTCATATTTATCTCCTATAACTTCAAAAATATTTTTACCAACTTTTATCTTACTCTATA is drawn from Candidatus Fusobacterium pullicola and contains these coding sequences:
- the selA gene encoding L-seryl-tRNA(Sec) selenium transferase, producing the protein MMNNLFRKLPKLDILMQDKRLVSCRESMNYNAFYTLVKDEIERFREDIKCKKIENFEKEDIIGSILEKVELVNENRLKKVINGSGVIIHTNLGRSILNKKVVEKLEEIAGNYSNLEFDLEEGKRGNRNSHVEELICKITGAEGALVVNNNAAAVILCLNEFAKGKNSIVSRGELVEIGGSFRIPDIMELSGAKLKEIGTTNKTNIADYERAIDEETALILKVHRSNFKISGFTSEVSNREIANIGKDKGILTMEDLGSGVLVDFSKYGVIKEPTVQESVASGIDIITISGDKLLGGPQCGIILGAQKYIERLKKNQYLRAFRVDKLVLSTLEGTLKYYLDEREAIKEIPTLRMITENKLEVEKRAKKLQNLLEEKGIVTQIVESRAKIGGGSMPEETVPSYALKFNGNAQELERYFRLGSSSIIGRISEGAFILDLKTIRDEDMDIIVKKAQNFKS
- the selD gene encoding selenide, water dikinase SelD — translated: MSEKLHLDRCSIGGUASKIGPEVLSEILHNLPSVEDKNLIVGFEKSDDAAVYKLTEDIAIIQTLDFFTPMTDDPYIFGQIAAANSLSDVYAMGGQPKTAMNIVCFPQKLDIKILGEILRGGAEKVMEAGAVLSGGHSIHDPEVKYGLSVTGIAHPDKILKNHGCENGDILICTKKLGTGIVTTASKVNLASKEAIDESVKQMITLNKYAAEVIVNYPITACTDITGFGFLGHAYEMAKGSEKSLVFEGDFIPYITEAKEYAKDFLITTGGQQNRNFIGRDIDFGKTPLWLQEIMFDPQTSGGLLFSVKKDSVSALMKEFKEKNIDAYIIGSVEEKKDKYLIVR
- the aroB gene encoding 3-dehydroquinate synthase, which translates into the protein MRRIDIRTSSGEYPIILGKNIISQLKEYISDYDKILLLSNEDIGNIYFKRVLQELKDERIRVFTIPEGESFKNLETLSTIYDYMAKENFSRKSLIISLGGGVVCDIGGFVGATYMRGIDFIQIPTSLLAQVDASIGGKTGVDTQYGKNLIGAFKQPKAVFIDASFLSTLPKEQFSSGMAEVIKHSLIIENKEYFEFLKVKREKIISLDSDNLIEMIAKSCDIKREIVERDEFEKGDRALLNLGHTYGHSIEKLFNFKGMTHGEGVAKGIIFELELSKILNRIDEDRIEEIKDIFKSYGLDPNPIYYPEEVILEIMKKDKKNSFDKINFILFSKEMKVYRDSVEIKYILEVNNLFSPRYIKGIIDIGTNSCRLFLAQVFQGEEIKIEREISKDVEIVKLGEDVNKNGYLKKEAISRTVECLKRYKKKADSYGVKELVAFATSATRDSKNRDEFLNQVKEIGIDIKCISGDREAQLNFLGNSIVFEERILVLDIGGGSTEFTLGEKGEIEFVKSINIGAVRGTERFFSTQNYTDDTIEKCREWVKDMISEVKFLKNKNFTLVGVAGTATTQISVQKQMGVYDSSKVHMSEIRLEELRENLKLFLECSVEKRKHIVGLEEKRADVIIAGTIILITIMEELGVNKMIVSESDNLNGAMISKSI